The Brevibacillus brevis genome contains a region encoding:
- a CDS encoding PadR family transcriptional regulator, producing the protein MAINKELMKGSTVILILTLLEQKAMYGYEMIKTMETSSNGVLSLKEGTLYPILHTLESEGKVEAFWSEGEGERKRKYYQITREGKKHLKEKKQEWESFRTAVDSVLGGQAT; encoded by the coding sequence ATGGCAATCAACAAAGAGTTGATGAAAGGCAGTACGGTCATTCTCATTCTTACCTTGCTGGAACAAAAGGCGATGTACGGCTATGAGATGATCAAAACGATGGAAACAAGCTCGAACGGTGTGCTGTCTCTTAAGGAAGGCACCCTCTATCCCATTCTTCATACCCTTGAGTCTGAAGGAAAGGTTGAGGCGTTTTGGAGCGAAGGTGAAGGAGAGCGAAAACGCAAATATTATCAAATCACCCGCGAAGGCAAGAAACATCTGAAAGAAAAGAAACAGGAGTGGGAATCTTTTCGTACCGCTGTTGACTCCGTGCTGGGAGGGCAGGCTACATGA
- a CDS encoding FtsW/RodA/SpoVE family cell cycle protein → MNGNKRTAHYIKEVCDQIKNKEVHAAITLELENHFAEKIEDYREAGYGDEEATRIAIAEMGDPVDVGRHLHQAHKPRMEWGILAIIGILLGVGLLILYSLQMAQDERNLLERQVNGILIGTVALVAILFSDYSKLKRYSRLLYFFTLLLLLFTLAFGEPINGIPYLDIRVAALDVIYISPFLLIVAIAGFFTEWKENGRFTIVKALAYFLPPLLLLLLGGRAFAVLLYLIGYVTLLISSRTKWPTVLSFLGISLTILVAKYYMFAKPYELDRITYYLNPYLDPNGKGYPIIIQSMKAIQSAGLWGHGFGSTLNTVPVLESDYIFVYLVHTLGLVAGTVFFILGIVLLARLIRTIRQVKDLYGSMLLIGIMTLFFTPYFWSIFMSLGLVPPTSVTLPFVSYGNAQLILQMALMGLVLNIYRRKDIQPLTKAS, encoded by the coding sequence ATGAATGGGAACAAGCGAACTGCCCATTACATAAAAGAAGTTTGCGATCAGATCAAAAACAAAGAGGTTCATGCAGCGATTACGCTGGAGTTGGAGAATCATTTCGCAGAAAAAATCGAGGATTATCGTGAGGCTGGGTACGGGGATGAAGAAGCGACTCGGATTGCCATTGCGGAGATGGGTGATCCTGTTGATGTAGGGCGACATCTGCATCAGGCGCACAAGCCGCGGATGGAGTGGGGCATACTTGCCATCATCGGAATCCTGCTCGGAGTAGGCCTGTTGATATTGTATTCCCTCCAAATGGCGCAAGACGAACGAAATTTGCTGGAAAGGCAGGTCAATGGTATTTTGATCGGCACTGTCGCTTTGGTGGCGATTCTCTTCTCTGATTACAGTAAATTGAAGCGCTACAGCCGACTTTTGTATTTCTTTACGCTACTCTTATTACTTTTTACGCTGGCTTTCGGGGAACCGATAAATGGTATCCCTTATTTAGATATCAGGGTTGCAGCGCTCGACGTAATCTATATAAGCCCGTTCCTGCTCATCGTCGCTATCGCGGGATTTTTCACCGAGTGGAAGGAAAACGGACGGTTTACAATAGTAAAAGCTTTAGCCTACTTCCTCCCCCCATTACTGCTTCTTTTATTAGGAGGTCGCGCTTTTGCCGTTCTGTTGTATTTGATCGGCTACGTCACACTTTTGATTTCGTCTCGAACCAAATGGCCTACTGTTTTGAGCTTCCTAGGCATATCGCTTACTATTCTTGTTGCCAAGTATTATATGTTTGCGAAACCATACGAACTGGATCGTATTACTTATTACTTAAACCCATACTTGGATCCAAACGGAAAAGGCTATCCAATAATTATTCAATCCATGAAAGCCATCCAATCAGCAGGATTATGGGGGCATGGCTTTGGCTCCACCTTAAATACTGTTCCAGTACTTGAATCTGACTATATTTTTGTTTATCTGGTCCACACCTTAGGATTAGTGGCTGGAACAGTCTTTTTTATCTTAGGCATTGTGTTATTGGCTCGCTTAATTCGTACCATTAGACAGGTTAAGGATTTGTACGGTTCCATGCTGTTAATTGGCATAATGACACTCTTTTTCACCCCATATTTTTGGAGTATTTTCATGTCACTCGGCTTGGTACCTCCAACAAGTGTAACTCTTCCATTTGTAAGTTATGGAAATGCGCAACTCATCCTTCAAATGGCCTTGATGGGACTCGTCCTGAACATTTACCGACGAAAAGACATCCAGCCCTTGACCAAAGCCTCCTAA
- a CDS encoding metal ABC transporter substrate-binding protein: MKRAMVAALSFITAVGLVGCGAANETAGTPQTGSDASGKPKVYTTIYPLEYVAKRIGGEHVEVTNLVPAGVEPHDYEPTAKDMVALSGADIFAYNGSGLELWVEKAVTNLDKNKTTIVNATEGLELIRAAEHEHEGEEHTEEGHAEEAGHDHGDLDPHVWLDPMQLKAQAEKVKNTLVQKDQAHAADYEKNYTQLATDLEQLDKEFKAMVTQAPKKEFMVSHSAFSYMAKRYGLEQIAISGVNPSDEPSTAELKSLVEHVKEHNISYVLFETLVSPKVAEVIAKEAGVKTATLNPLEGLTEEDVKAGRDYLSIMRDNMNTLKTALQ; this comes from the coding sequence ATGAAAAGAGCTATGGTGGCAGCCCTAAGTTTCATTACGGCAGTGGGGCTGGTGGGATGTGGAGCAGCAAACGAAACGGCTGGGACTCCGCAAACTGGCAGTGACGCATCCGGGAAACCAAAAGTATACACGACGATTTACCCATTGGAATATGTAGCGAAGCGAATCGGCGGTGAACACGTGGAGGTAACGAATCTGGTTCCCGCTGGTGTAGAGCCTCACGACTACGAGCCAACCGCAAAAGACATGGTCGCTCTGTCCGGAGCAGATATCTTCGCCTATAACGGCAGTGGTTTGGAGCTGTGGGTAGAGAAGGCTGTAACCAACCTCGACAAAAACAAGACAACGATCGTTAATGCGACGGAAGGTCTCGAACTGATTCGTGCAGCTGAGCATGAGCATGAAGGAGAAGAGCACACAGAAGAAGGTCACGCAGAAGAAGCAGGGCATGACCACGGGGATCTGGACCCTCATGTATGGCTTGATCCGATGCAACTGAAGGCACAGGCAGAGAAGGTCAAAAATACGCTCGTGCAAAAGGATCAAGCTCACGCTGCCGATTACGAAAAGAACTACACACAACTAGCAACAGACCTGGAGCAGCTGGATAAAGAGTTCAAAGCTATGGTTACGCAAGCGCCGAAGAAAGAATTCATGGTTTCTCATAGCGCATTCAGCTATATGGCAAAACGCTACGGGCTGGAGCAAATAGCGATCTCTGGGGTCAATCCTTCTGATGAGCCATCCACGGCTGAGTTGAAGAGCTTGGTGGAGCATGTAAAAGAACACAACATTTCTTATGTGCTGTTCGAGACGCTAGTTTCTCCGAAGGTAGCGGAAGTGATTGCGAAGGAAGCTGGCGTGAAGACGGCTACGCTTAATCCGTTGGAAGGTTTGACGGAAGAAGATGTGAAAGCAGGCCGTGATTACTTGTCCATCATGCGCGACAATATGAATACATTAAAAACTGCACTCCAATAA
- a CDS encoding threonine/serine exporter family protein: MLLQGLALSFASSVAWCVLFNVPVRTIVAGGFAGVVGFLVYSILPIYGAEVLLSTFVSAAAVSLLSQLLSIILRVPSTNFSVAGIIPLVPGSLAYKAMLAFVNNDYVGGITQATKTLMVAGAIASGLIFGISVLTIWKGARYAGKRAQRD, translated from the coding sequence ATGTTGTTACAAGGATTGGCGCTTAGCTTCGCCTCTTCAGTAGCCTGGTGTGTGCTGTTCAATGTGCCGGTTCGAACAATCGTAGCGGGTGGTTTTGCCGGAGTGGTCGGTTTTCTCGTTTACTCCATTCTTCCTATCTACGGTGCAGAGGTCTTGTTGTCGACGTTTGTTTCGGCTGCTGCTGTCTCTTTGCTCAGTCAGCTCTTATCTATTATACTGCGAGTTCCTTCTACGAATTTTAGCGTCGCGGGCATTATTCCACTGGTACCGGGATCGTTGGCTTACAAAGCCATGCTTGCCTTCGTGAATAATGATTATGTCGGAGGGATTACCCAGGCGACCAAGACATTGATGGTGGCCGGCGCGATTGCTTCTGGACTTATATTTGGAATTTCGGTTCTGACGATTTGGAAAGGAGCTCGCTATGCTGGCAAGCGTGCGCAACGAGATTGA
- the ftsH gene encoding ATP-dependent zinc metalloprotease FtsH, which yields MNRFFRNTGFYLLIFLVTVGIVNFILSGTDKVGKLTYQEFRVQLKADNVTELALRPENGTYRVEGTLAKAIPGQESNKFFTNVPLYDSDVVKLVEEKIDAQKMKNVVVNPAEGNSIWLTFLTSIIPFVIIFILFFFLLNNAQGGGSRVMNFGKSRAKLYNEEKKRVTFDDVAGADEEKAELEEVVDFLKDNRKFNAVGARIPKGVLLVGPPGTGKTLLARAVAGEAGVPFFSISGSDFVEMFVGVGASRVRDLFENAKKNAPCIIFIDEIDAVGRQRGAGLGGGHDEREQTLNQLLVEMDGFGGNEGIIMIAATNRPDILDPALLRPGRFDRQITVDRPDIKGREAVLKVHARNKPIGEDVKLDVIARGTSGFTGADLENLLNEAALLTARRNKKQITMTEVDEAIDRVIAGPAKKSRVVSEDERRLVAFHEAGHTIIGYHLRNAEMVHKVTIIPRGQAGGYTVMLPKEDRFFATKQDLLDKIVGLLGGRVAEELVLGDISTGAHNDFQRATAIARSMITEYGMSKLGPMQFGKSQGQVFLGRDYGNERNYSDKIAYEIDLEMQNIINECYAKCTELLTTHRDQLDLIANTLLRVETLDAEQIKQLIETGKMDNDPDANKDVVVNIQPKLEEVKEEPKQEDTNEEPKQ from the coding sequence ATGAATCGCTTTTTTCGTAATACCGGGTTCTACCTACTGATTTTTCTTGTCACGGTCGGGATCGTGAATTTCATCCTCTCCGGTACTGATAAGGTTGGGAAACTTACATATCAGGAATTCCGGGTACAGCTAAAAGCTGACAACGTCACTGAGTTGGCGCTTCGACCAGAGAATGGTACTTATAGGGTCGAGGGTACGTTGGCAAAAGCTATTCCGGGACAGGAAAGCAACAAATTTTTTACCAATGTTCCTTTGTATGACTCAGATGTTGTTAAGCTAGTCGAAGAGAAAATCGATGCACAAAAGATGAAAAATGTAGTTGTCAATCCTGCCGAGGGTAACAGCATTTGGCTCACGTTCTTGACCTCTATCATTCCTTTTGTCATCATCTTCATCCTGTTTTTCTTTCTTCTCAACAATGCCCAAGGTGGCGGAAGCCGAGTAATGAACTTCGGTAAAAGCCGCGCGAAGCTTTACAATGAAGAAAAGAAACGCGTTACCTTTGACGACGTAGCAGGAGCGGACGAAGAAAAGGCTGAGCTGGAGGAAGTCGTTGATTTCCTAAAAGACAACCGCAAGTTCAATGCGGTTGGCGCTCGTATTCCAAAAGGGGTACTGCTCGTAGGTCCTCCGGGTACAGGTAAAACCTTGCTCGCTCGCGCTGTTGCAGGCGAAGCTGGTGTGCCATTCTTCAGTATCTCCGGTTCTGACTTCGTGGAAATGTTCGTTGGGGTGGGTGCATCCCGCGTACGTGACCTGTTTGAAAATGCGAAGAAAAATGCTCCTTGCATTATCTTTATTGACGAGATTGACGCCGTGGGTCGTCAACGCGGAGCTGGACTCGGCGGCGGCCACGACGAACGCGAGCAAACTCTCAACCAGTTGCTCGTAGAGATGGACGGTTTTGGTGGAAACGAAGGGATCATCATGATCGCTGCGACCAACCGACCTGACATTCTCGACCCAGCTCTCTTGCGTCCGGGACGTTTTGACCGTCAAATTACCGTTGATCGTCCTGATATCAAAGGCCGTGAAGCGGTGCTCAAGGTTCATGCCCGCAACAAGCCGATTGGCGAAGACGTGAAGCTGGACGTGATTGCTCGTGGTACATCGGGCTTCACGGGTGCAGACTTGGAGAACTTGCTGAATGAAGCGGCTCTTTTGACTGCCCGCAGAAACAAAAAGCAAATCACGATGACGGAAGTAGATGAAGCGATTGACCGCGTGATTGCAGGTCCAGCGAAGAAGTCTCGCGTAGTGAGCGAAGACGAACGCCGTCTGGTTGCCTTCCACGAAGCCGGTCATACGATCATCGGATACCACTTGAGAAATGCAGAAATGGTACATAAGGTAACAATCATTCCGCGCGGCCAAGCTGGCGGATACACCGTGATGCTGCCGAAAGAAGACCGTTTCTTTGCTACCAAACAAGACCTGCTCGACAAAATCGTTGGTCTGTTGGGTGGACGTGTTGCGGAAGAATTGGTGCTCGGGGATATTAGTACCGGAGCGCATAATGACTTCCAGCGCGCGACTGCTATTGCTCGCAGCATGATTACCGAATACGGAATGAGCAAGCTCGGACCGATGCAGTTCGGTAAGAGTCAAGGACAGGTATTCCTGGGCCGTGACTATGGCAATGAGCGTAACTACTCCGATAAGATTGCCTACGAGATCGATCTCGAAATGCAAAATATTATCAACGAGTGCTACGCAAAATGTACAGAATTGCTGACGACGCACCGTGATCAGCTCGATCTGATTGCGAACACGCTGCTCCGTGTAGAGACTCTCGACGCTGAGCAGATCAAGCAATTGATCGAAACAGGTAAAATGGATAACGATCCAGATGCAAATAAAGATGTGGTCGTGAACATTCAACCGAAGCTGGAAGAAGTAAAAGAAGAACCAAAGCAAGAAGATACAAACGAAGAACCGAAACAATAA
- a CDS encoding HAD family hydrolase — translation MLLTPGMAAFDMDGTLLTHDSKLTEGTKEALRQLQQQGCKLVLSTGRMYGSAQIPIDSFPFDGYVCSNGGAVFEGDGTLVRRWLLPTEMVIGAIHALGQETIYYELHDTNSNRWMIKEDRERLEATISEDASVEGFSILNFPYYRLARVEPLAEMLEKVESGEVEIVKFFIWHHDPERLEWVKEKLKPWSEQVTITSSGKQNVEVIPQGVSKWEGLQYFCEKWGISPEKVMAFGDAENDREALTGAGYSVAMENASDEIKQVAKYIAPHHNEEGVARFIRERVLGEKGE, via the coding sequence ATGTTGCTAACACCAGGCATGGCTGCATTTGACATGGATGGAACCTTACTGACTCACGATTCAAAGCTTACAGAAGGAACGAAAGAAGCACTACGCCAATTGCAACAACAAGGCTGCAAACTCGTTTTGTCTACGGGCAGGATGTATGGCTCCGCTCAAATTCCGATCGATTCCTTTCCTTTTGACGGCTATGTCTGTAGCAATGGGGGCGCTGTATTCGAAGGTGACGGCACGCTGGTCCGTCGATGGCTCCTTCCTACCGAGATGGTAATTGGTGCGATCCATGCACTGGGGCAAGAAACGATTTATTATGAGCTACATGATACCAACAGCAATCGCTGGATGATCAAAGAAGACCGTGAACGTTTGGAAGCGACCATCAGTGAGGACGCGTCTGTGGAAGGGTTCTCGATCTTGAATTTTCCATACTACAGGCTTGCTCGCGTAGAGCCATTGGCAGAGATGCTGGAAAAGGTGGAGTCCGGGGAAGTAGAAATCGTCAAGTTTTTCATCTGGCATCATGACCCGGAGCGTTTGGAGTGGGTGAAAGAGAAGCTAAAGCCTTGGAGCGAGCAAGTGACCATCACTTCATCCGGAAAGCAGAATGTCGAAGTAATTCCTCAAGGAGTTTCCAAATGGGAAGGGCTTCAATACTTCTGTGAGAAGTGGGGAATCTCCCCAGAAAAAGTAATGGCATTTGGCGATGCAGAAAACGATCGTGAGGCGTTAACGGGCGCAGGATATTCCGTTGCAATGGAAAACGCTTCTGACGAGATCAAGCAGGTGGCCAAATATATCGCCCCACACCATAATGAGGAAGGCGTTGCCCGATTTATTCGGGAGCGCGTTCTTGGAGAGAAAGGCGAGTAA
- the tilS gene encoding tRNA lysidine(34) synthetase TilS, whose protein sequence is MLASVRNEIESEGLLLSGETIVVGISGGNDSTALLHILVSLNKQYQYNWKLHAVHLNHGFRGEEARQDALYAEELCRELGVAFHLFEYDVPAYMEKTGLGGQEASRDIRYRLYREVGLAQGATKLALAHHADDQVETILFRFVRGSRLHGLTGMPKRRMLADCPIELVRPLLHKTRQELEGYCREHRLAPREDSSNQSRKYTRNLLRLDVMPLLEKVNDKYREHILATAEAIRQDEALLMRLAIDQLKEVTIEKKPEAFLMDNDKFQTCDVALQRRMITLILSYLSKHTEWSSQHVETVLHMLGGSRPSAELHLPNDLVVDRVYERITFRRRKRQDRIHTYSYELAVPGVTWIDESKATVHITYLEGPMDWERLPANEAVFDADQLPGSLYLRNRKPGDRITLFGSADGKKLKDLLIDAKFPRAWRDKLPLLTAGDEVILVPGVRRSAVAPVHGQTRRFLHVRVEFGEDWREVFS, encoded by the coding sequence ATGCTGGCAAGCGTGCGCAACGAGATTGAGTCCGAGGGGCTTTTGCTTTCAGGTGAGACCATTGTTGTCGGAATTTCCGGCGGCAACGATTCTACCGCACTGTTGCATATATTGGTTTCTCTCAATAAACAATACCAGTATAATTGGAAGCTGCATGCGGTCCATCTTAACCACGGCTTTCGTGGGGAAGAAGCAAGGCAGGACGCGCTCTATGCAGAAGAGCTGTGCCGTGAACTCGGCGTGGCTTTCCATCTGTTTGAGTACGACGTTCCTGCTTATATGGAAAAAACGGGACTGGGCGGGCAAGAAGCAAGTCGCGACATTCGCTATCGGCTTTATCGAGAGGTAGGTCTGGCGCAAGGAGCGACCAAGCTGGCATTGGCCCATCATGCTGACGATCAAGTGGAGACAATCCTCTTTCGTTTTGTGCGAGGCAGCAGGTTGCATGGATTGACAGGGATGCCGAAGCGAAGAATGCTTGCGGATTGCCCAATTGAGCTCGTGCGTCCGCTCTTGCATAAAACGCGTCAAGAACTGGAAGGCTACTGTCGGGAACATCGACTCGCCCCTCGTGAGGATAGTAGCAACCAATCGCGCAAGTATACGCGCAATCTGCTGCGTCTGGATGTCATGCCTTTATTGGAAAAAGTGAATGACAAGTATCGGGAGCATATCTTGGCTACTGCAGAGGCAATCCGGCAGGACGAAGCGCTTTTAATGAGGCTGGCGATTGATCAGTTGAAAGAGGTAACGATTGAGAAAAAACCAGAAGCATTTTTGATGGACAATGACAAGTTTCAAACTTGTGACGTTGCTTTACAAAGGAGAATGATTACTCTAATATTAAGTTATCTCTCAAAACATACCGAATGGTCTTCGCAACATGTGGAGACCGTTTTGCACATGCTAGGGGGAAGTCGCCCTTCAGCGGAATTGCATTTGCCGAATGACCTGGTAGTCGACCGGGTGTACGAGCGAATCACTTTCCGTCGTAGAAAGCGACAGGATCGCATACATACGTATAGTTACGAGCTCGCCGTTCCCGGTGTAACCTGGATCGACGAGAGCAAGGCCACGGTACATATTACTTACCTGGAAGGTCCCATGGATTGGGAGCGACTCCCGGCGAATGAAGCGGTCTTTGATGCCGATCAGTTGCCAGGATCGCTGTATTTGCGTAACCGAAAACCTGGAGACCGCATCACCCTGTTTGGCTCAGCAGATGGAAAGAAGCTAAAGGATTTATTGATTGATGCCAAATTTCCGCGAGCATGGCGTGACAAACTTCCGCTTTTGACGGCGGGCGATGAGGTGATTTTGGTACCAGGTGTGCGCCGTTCCGCCGTAGCGCCTGTCCATGGACAGACCAGGCGTTTTCTACACGTGCGGGTAGAGTTTGGAGAAGATTGGCGGGAGGTTTTTTCATGA
- a CDS encoding PCYCGC domain-containing protein has translation MKRKSWLAITFITAALLTGCGSTDQAEQNHSDHTQHAPNGDLQELTASADQLPKFLDNQDPVIIESYKVAAANRELLKSIPCYCGCGESAGHGHNGNCFIKEEKSDGSIVWDDHGTRCGVCMEIAVISGKLKEEGKSTKEIRNYIDQTYGQGYGKPTPTPMPS, from the coding sequence ATGAAACGTAAATCATGGTTAGCCATTACTTTTATCACCGCAGCTCTGCTTACTGGCTGTGGCTCTACTGATCAAGCTGAACAGAATCATAGCGATCACACGCAGCACGCCCCCAATGGTGATTTGCAGGAATTGACTGCTTCCGCTGATCAGCTACCGAAATTTTTAGACAACCAAGACCCTGTCATTATCGAATCCTACAAAGTTGCTGCGGCAAACCGTGAGCTGCTTAAATCCATTCCATGCTATTGTGGTTGTGGTGAAAGTGCTGGACACGGGCATAATGGCAACTGCTTCATCAAAGAAGAAAAGTCTGATGGCTCCATCGTCTGGGATGACCACGGCACTCGCTGCGGCGTATGCATGGAAATCGCCGTTATTTCTGGAAAACTAAAAGAAGAAGGCAAATCTACAAAAGAAATTCGTAACTACATCGACCAAACTTATGGGCAAGGCTATGGAAAACCAACTCCCACCCCGATGCCTTCCTAA
- the hpt gene encoding hypoxanthine phosphoribosyltransferase, translating to MNQDIEKILLSEEDIAGKVRELGETLAAEYKDKNPLVICVLKGAVIFMADLIRHMNIPCEMDFMAVSSYGSGTESSGMVKILKDLDTSVQNRHVLVVEDIMDSGLTLSRLVELLRHREAASVKVVTLLNKPERRKVDISPDYKGYDVPDEFVVGYGLDYAEHYRNLPYIGVLKPEVYTK from the coding sequence ATGAATCAAGACATCGAGAAGATTTTGCTATCAGAAGAGGATATCGCGGGTAAAGTTCGAGAATTGGGTGAGACGCTGGCTGCAGAATACAAGGATAAAAATCCATTGGTCATCTGCGTGCTGAAAGGTGCAGTCATTTTCATGGCTGATCTGATCCGTCACATGAACATTCCGTGCGAAATGGACTTTATGGCAGTTTCCAGCTACGGAAGTGGAACAGAGTCCTCTGGCATGGTGAAAATCTTGAAGGATCTCGATACATCTGTGCAAAACAGACACGTACTGGTTGTAGAAGACATCATGGACAGTGGACTGACGCTGAGCCGCTTGGTAGAGCTGTTGCGTCATCGGGAAGCTGCTTCTGTAAAAGTGGTGACTCTCTTGAACAAACCAGAGCGTCGCAAGGTGGATATTTCACCGGATTACAAGGGTTACGATGTTCCAGACGAATTCGTTGTGGGATACGGCTTGGACTATGCCGAGCACTACCGTAATCTGCCGTATATCGGTGTATTGAAGCCTGAGGTCTACACGAAGTAG
- the nadA gene encoding quinolinate synthase NadA, with protein sequence MDALALEKKAQRNAELRERLLQLKKERNAIILAHFYQRPEIQEVADFIGDSFGLAQKAKETDADVILFCGVHFMGESAKILNPQKTVIIPDERAGCPMADMVNVDGLRKLKAQHPNAKVVAYINTSADVKAETYICCTSSNAKRVIESIDSDEIIWVPDKNLGHYVSQFTDKKMIIWEGYCNTHDQLSVEDIMTLKQQHPEAVVVVHPECRPEVVSLADYVGSTTGILKYCRESSHKEFIIGTEDGTRYMLEKDSPDKTFIFASKYLVCPNMKVNNLKKCVEALENMKPEIFVSKDVADAARASLERMLAVAPA encoded by the coding sequence ATGGACGCTTTAGCGTTAGAAAAAAAAGCCCAGCGCAACGCTGAGTTACGTGAACGACTGCTGCAGTTGAAGAAAGAGCGTAATGCCATCATTCTTGCTCACTTTTACCAACGTCCCGAGATTCAGGAGGTCGCTGACTTCATTGGAGATTCCTTTGGGTTGGCGCAAAAAGCGAAAGAAACGGATGCTGATGTGATTTTGTTCTGTGGGGTTCATTTTATGGGAGAAAGTGCAAAAATTCTCAATCCCCAAAAGACCGTCATTATTCCCGACGAACGGGCTGGCTGTCCGATGGCGGACATGGTGAACGTAGACGGGCTCCGCAAGCTCAAAGCACAGCATCCAAATGCAAAAGTAGTGGCTTACATCAATACTTCTGCGGATGTCAAAGCAGAAACTTACATCTGCTGTACCTCGTCCAACGCGAAGCGCGTGATCGAGTCGATCGACAGCGATGAGATCATTTGGGTGCCGGACAAAAACCTCGGCCACTATGTATCCCAATTCACGGACAAGAAGATGATCATTTGGGAAGGGTACTGCAACACGCATGACCAACTGTCTGTAGAAGACATCATGACGTTGAAGCAGCAGCACCCGGAAGCTGTGGTTGTCGTTCATCCGGAGTGCCGCCCAGAAGTGGTGTCCCTGGCTGACTACGTTGGTTCCACGACCGGAATTTTGAAATACTGCCGTGAGTCTTCGCACAAGGAATTTATTATCGGAACGGAAGACGGCACACGCTACATGCTGGAAAAGGACAGCCCGGACAAAACGTTCATTTTCGCTTCCAAGTACCTCGTTTGCCCGAATATGAAGGTGAACAACCTGAAGAAATGCGTAGAGGCGCTGGAGAATATGAAACCGGAGATTTTTGTGTCGAAGGATGTTGCTGATGCGGCTCGTGCTTCCCTGGAGCGCATGCTTGCGGTAGCGCCTGCTTAA
- a CDS encoding threonine/serine exporter family protein — protein MSSDLVMDTCLLAGSIILKNGGETYRTEETMALIAKAAGMDDVNSSATPTSIILSFRCSGLDHTRMVRTPKRTTNLNKITLVNDVSRQFVGGKINLEQAYRTLREIDQKRQIYPKWLQHLAAATASGSFSMLAGGDWGSLVPSAMAGLIVNLSQEYLEQFVRMKFFTEFSAALLGGLFALLSVTIFPQLHLSIIIIGAMLPLFPGIAITNSLRDLMAGDLVAGVSRGVEAMLTAVSVAVATAIILSFTR, from the coding sequence GTGTCCTCAGATTTGGTGATGGATACTTGCTTGTTGGCAGGCTCGATTATTTTGAAAAACGGTGGAGAGACATACCGGACGGAAGAGACAATGGCATTGATTGCGAAGGCTGCGGGGATGGATGACGTCAACAGCTCGGCTACGCCTACGAGCATCATCCTGTCCTTCCGTTGCAGTGGATTAGATCATACAAGAATGGTTCGTACCCCCAAACGTACGACCAACCTCAATAAAATTACGCTCGTGAATGATGTTTCCCGACAGTTTGTCGGTGGGAAAATTAATTTGGAGCAAGCCTATCGGACACTGCGTGAGATCGATCAGAAAAGGCAGATCTATCCGAAATGGTTGCAGCATCTAGCAGCCGCTACGGCCAGCGGCTCCTTTTCTATGCTTGCAGGGGGAGATTGGGGCAGTCTGGTTCCTTCTGCGATGGCCGGGTTGATTGTGAATCTGAGTCAGGAATATTTAGAACAGTTTGTCCGGATGAAGTTTTTTACGGAGTTCTCCGCCGCTTTATTAGGGGGGCTTTTCGCGTTGTTGAGCGTGACGATCTTTCCACAGTTGCATTTAAGCATCATTATTATTGGTGCGATGCTTCCGTTGTTTCCGGGGATCGCCATCACCAACTCGCTTCGGGATTTGATGGCTGGTGATTTGGTTGCAGGTGTTTCACGCGGAGTAGAAGCCATGCTGACAGCTGTCTCCGTAGCGGTAGCCACAGCCATTATTCTTTCGTTTACGAGGTGA